A genomic stretch from Microbacterium proteolyticum includes:
- a CDS encoding nucleotidyltransferase family protein yields the protein MPPEPADHVSGLVLAAGAGRRFGGPKALARTPAGAPWVALAVRALVEGGCRDVTVVLGAGADEAQALVPRTARIVRAEDWAEGMSASLRSGLRALAGGPAVAAVVVPVDTPDLLPSAVARVMRRARPEALAQATYAGRPGHPVLLGRAHWKPLSGLIRGDIGARPYLIAQGADLVECGDLWAGADVDSR from the coding sequence ATGCCCCCTGAGCCTGCCGACCACGTCTCCGGGCTGGTGCTGGCCGCCGGTGCGGGGCGGCGCTTCGGTGGCCCGAAGGCCCTCGCGCGCACGCCCGCCGGGGCTCCGTGGGTGGCGCTGGCGGTGCGTGCTCTCGTCGAGGGCGGATGCCGTGACGTCACCGTCGTGCTGGGCGCGGGCGCCGACGAGGCGCAGGCTCTCGTCCCTCGCACCGCGCGGATCGTGCGCGCGGAGGACTGGGCGGAGGGGATGTCGGCTTCCCTGCGGAGCGGGCTGCGTGCCCTGGCCGGCGGCCCCGCTGTCGCCGCCGTGGTCGTCCCCGTCGACACCCCCGACCTGCTCCCCTCGGCGGTCGCCCGGGTGATGCGCCGCGCGCGGCCGGAGGCTCTCGCGCAGGCGACCTACGCGGGTCGACCCGGTCACCCCGTGCTGCTGGGGCGCGCGCACTGGAAGCCGCTGTCGGGGCTGATCCGGGGAGACATCGGCGCCCGCCCCTACCTCATCGCGCAGGGCGCCGACCTCGTCGAGTGCGGCGACCTCTGGGCGGGTGCCGACGTCGATTCGCGCTGA
- a CDS encoding XdhC family protein → MLDLAADLVPLMDAGVPVAAVTVTAVVRSAPRGVGATLAVTRDARVIGSISGGCVESDAVMLGLDALRTGSVRRARFGFTDDGTVTPIAAGLACGGAVDVVAYPIDDTVRPALEAARAGREATLRLDLDGEPLVLHRPAAPRLIILGAGEHAAALCRVGAAAGFAVTVCDDWALLVTPERFPEATELVVAAPHELLATLDDVDERTAVCVLTHDERLDVPALRTALRMPVGFVGAMGARATVARRAGLLRAAGVTDAELARLHSPLGLDLGASTPEETALSAIAEIVASRNAAGARPLREGTGPRLHGGPARMSDDSCAVRSA, encoded by the coding sequence ATGCTCGATCTGGCCGCCGACCTGGTGCCGCTGATGGATGCCGGGGTGCCCGTCGCAGCTGTCACGGTCACCGCCGTCGTGCGAAGCGCACCCCGCGGCGTGGGGGCCACTCTGGCCGTGACGCGCGACGCGCGCGTGATCGGCTCGATCTCGGGCGGCTGCGTCGAGAGCGATGCCGTGATGCTCGGCCTCGACGCGCTGCGCACCGGATCGGTGCGGCGAGCGCGCTTCGGCTTCACCGACGACGGCACGGTCACCCCCATCGCCGCGGGCCTCGCCTGCGGCGGGGCGGTCGATGTCGTGGCCTATCCGATCGACGACACCGTGCGGCCCGCGCTCGAGGCGGCGCGAGCCGGCCGCGAGGCGACGCTGCGGCTTGACCTCGACGGCGAGCCGCTGGTGCTGCACCGCCCGGCCGCACCGCGCCTGATCATCCTCGGTGCCGGCGAGCACGCGGCGGCGCTGTGCCGGGTGGGGGCGGCCGCCGGGTTCGCGGTGACCGTCTGCGACGACTGGGCGCTGCTCGTGACCCCCGAACGCTTCCCCGAGGCGACCGAGCTGGTGGTCGCCGCGCCCCACGAGTTGCTCGCGACGCTCGACGACGTCGACGAGCGCACCGCCGTGTGCGTGCTGACGCACGACGAGCGCCTCGACGTGCCCGCCCTGCGCACCGCGCTGCGCATGCCGGTCGGCTTCGTGGGCGCCATGGGCGCGCGAGCAACGGTGGCCCGCCGGGCCGGCCTGCTGAGAGCAGCAGGGGTGACGGATGCCGAGCTCGCCCGGCTGCACTCCCCGCTCGGCCTCGATCTGGGCGCCAGCACGCCCGAAGAGACGGCCCTGTCGGCCATCGCCGAGATCGTGGCCTCCCGCAACGCCGCCGGCGCCCGCCCGTTGCGCGAGGGCACCGGTCCGCGGCTGCACGGTGGGCCCGCACGGATGTCGGACGACTCCTGCGCCGTGAGGAGCGCATGA
- a CDS encoding amidohydrolase family protein, whose product MSTMIVRGAVAVVEAEGRVRTGDVAIVDGVIVDAAVDSSGATTVDATGCVVTSGLVNAHHHLLQTAFRTLPGTRGIPMREWLPAMASAYAEAGVDPELTGLAARAGLAEALLSGVTTVADHHLTWPRGADTVGMARAAAAAAADLGARLVFVRGAARDDPQEAAASAEAIVRALLPGVHGGVSDDGMLQVAVGPAGVHSDPRETFALLGEVAEKHGLRRRTQANEVVDVEIARERYGRRPLDLLEEWGWLAPDVTLAHLCDVTDAEIGRLAASGVSATHAPGCDVPMGWGVAPVRRLRDAGLAVGLGTSGGGSNDAGHLLADARLAMQVSALVGSQLPASEVLALATTGSADGLGRPELGRLMPGSAADLCLWDVSGVANAGVADPVAGLLWAAPGRKPRTVVVGGRLVVDDGRLLTADEDQIVAHLYERVRR is encoded by the coding sequence ATGAGCACCATGATCGTGCGCGGCGCCGTCGCCGTGGTCGAGGCCGAGGGGCGCGTGCGCACCGGCGACGTCGCCATCGTGGACGGGGTGATCGTCGACGCCGCCGTCGACTCCTCCGGCGCCACGACCGTGGATGCCACCGGGTGCGTCGTGACGTCGGGGCTCGTCAACGCCCACCACCACCTGCTGCAGACGGCGTTCCGCACGCTCCCGGGCACCCGCGGCATCCCGATGCGGGAGTGGCTGCCCGCGATGGCCTCGGCGTACGCCGAGGCGGGAGTCGATCCCGAGCTGACCGGGCTCGCCGCGCGAGCGGGGCTCGCCGAGGCGCTGCTGAGCGGGGTGACCACCGTCGCCGACCACCACCTGACGTGGCCCCGCGGTGCCGACACGGTCGGCATGGCGCGGGCGGCGGCGGCTGCCGCAGCCGACCTCGGTGCGCGCCTCGTGTTCGTGCGGGGAGCCGCGCGCGACGATCCGCAGGAGGCCGCCGCCTCGGCCGAGGCGATCGTGCGGGCGCTGCTCCCGGGCGTCCACGGCGGCGTCTCGGACGACGGCATGCTGCAGGTCGCGGTCGGACCGGCAGGTGTCCACAGCGACCCGCGCGAGACGTTCGCGCTGCTCGGCGAGGTGGCCGAGAAGCACGGGCTGCGTCGGCGCACCCAGGCGAACGAGGTCGTCGACGTCGAGATCGCCCGGGAGCGTTACGGCCGCCGACCCCTCGACCTGCTCGAGGAGTGGGGCTGGCTCGCCCCCGACGTCACCCTCGCCCACCTGTGCGACGTCACCGACGCCGAGATCGGCCGCCTCGCGGCATCCGGGGTCTCCGCCACCCACGCCCCCGGCTGCGACGTGCCGATGGGGTGGGGGGTCGCGCCCGTGCGACGCCTGCGCGACGCCGGGCTCGCCGTCGGGCTCGGAACCAGCGGCGGCGGCAGCAACGACGCGGGCCACCTGCTGGCCGACGCGCGCCTCGCGATGCAGGTCTCCGCCCTCGTGGGGTCGCAGCTGCCGGCATCCGAGGTGCTCGCCCTTGCCACCACGGGGTCGGCCGACGGGCTCGGTCGTCCGGAACTCGGGCGCCTCATGCCCGGCTCCGCGGCCGACCTGTGCCTGTGGGACGTCTCGGGTGTCGCCAACGCCGGCGTCGCCGACCCGGTCGCCGGGCTCCTGTGGGCCGCGCCGGGCCGGAAGCCCCGAACGGTCGTCGTCGGCGGACGTCTCGTCGTCGACGACGGACGACTCCTCACCGCCGACGAAGACCAGATCGTCGCCCACCTGTACGAGAGAGTGCGACGATGA
- a CDS encoding helix-turn-helix domain-containing protein, translated as MTTMAPAIDVDDAPTGDELLGAHLRGLRKARGLTLTQLAEAATLSHPFLSQLERGLARPSMASLERLARALGTSRVELIAASEPPRTDQDSRPSFVGADDGVIGPYAEGTARLLATGPRRFEPLEFTGSNAEPGDHYVHDEDEFLTVLEGSIVISLGVYGERTLRVGDSVYCRSGTPHRWHSPDGTTYRLLIVKDIVHGTGDHDGTGA; from the coding sequence ATGACCACCATGGCCCCCGCGATCGATGTCGACGACGCCCCCACCGGCGACGAGCTGCTCGGCGCGCACCTGCGCGGCCTGCGCAAGGCGCGCGGCCTGACGCTGACCCAGCTCGCCGAGGCGGCGACCCTGTCGCACCCCTTCCTCAGTCAGCTCGAGCGCGGTCTCGCCCGACCCAGCATGGCGAGCCTGGAGCGCCTGGCCCGGGCGCTCGGCACGAGCCGTGTCGAGCTGATCGCGGCCTCCGAGCCCCCGCGAACGGACCAGGACTCCCGACCGTCGTTCGTCGGGGCCGACGACGGCGTGATCGGCCCCTACGCCGAGGGCACCGCGCGACTGCTCGCCACCGGCCCCCGACGCTTCGAACCGCTGGAGTTCACCGGCTCGAACGCCGAACCGGGCGATCACTACGTGCACGACGAAGACGAGTTCCTCACCGTGCTCGAGGGGTCGATCGTCATCTCGCTCGGCGTCTACGGCGAGCGCACCCTGCGGGTGGGCGACTCGGTGTACTGCCGCTCCGGCACCCCCCACCGATGGCACTCGCCCGACGGCACGACCTACCGTCTGCTCATCGTGAAGGACATCGTGCACGGCACCGGCGACCACGACGGTACCGGCGCATGA
- a CDS encoding PDR/VanB family oxidoreductase has product MSGGLTFETVVRARRDAADGIVLLDLERTTGTLPHWSPGAHIDVVLPGGIERQYSLCGSVAERGTWRIGVLREREGSVWLHENAVEGATLRVRGPANHFLFAPTAGRTYVFVAGGIGITPILPMIEAAEAAGAAWTLLYAGRSRATMAFVDDLVERYGERVEIYAADEGRRLDLGERFGTPVARTVVYACGPARLLEGLEDAMAAWPGGSLHVERFEAKVLGPPVWAEPFEVDLMLSGVTVTVPPERSVLDVVEEAGAIIPSSCRVGTCGTCEVAIVDGEVEHRDSVLSPEEQAANRTMMVCVSRAACERITLEL; this is encoded by the coding sequence ATGAGCGGGGGCCTGACGTTCGAGACGGTGGTGCGCGCGCGGCGGGATGCCGCCGACGGCATCGTCCTGCTCGACCTCGAGCGCACGACCGGCACGCTGCCGCACTGGTCGCCCGGCGCGCACATCGACGTGGTGCTGCCCGGCGGCATCGAGCGGCAGTACTCGCTGTGCGGCTCGGTCGCCGAGCGCGGCACGTGGCGCATCGGCGTGCTGCGCGAGCGCGAGGGGTCGGTCTGGCTGCACGAGAACGCCGTCGAGGGCGCGACGCTCCGCGTGCGCGGACCGGCGAACCACTTCCTCTTCGCGCCGACGGCCGGCCGCACCTACGTCTTCGTCGCGGGAGGCATCGGGATCACCCCGATCCTGCCCATGATCGAAGCCGCCGAGGCGGCCGGGGCCGCCTGGACACTGCTGTACGCCGGTCGCTCGCGCGCGACCATGGCCTTCGTCGACGATCTCGTCGAGCGCTACGGCGAGCGGGTCGAGATCTACGCCGCCGATGAGGGCCGACGCCTCGACCTCGGCGAGCGCTTCGGCACGCCGGTCGCGCGCACCGTCGTCTACGCGTGCGGTCCCGCGCGGCTGCTCGAAGGACTCGAGGATGCCATGGCCGCCTGGCCCGGCGGGAGCCTGCACGTCGAGCGGTTCGAGGCGAAGGTGCTGGGCCCGCCGGTGTGGGCGGAGCCGTTCGAGGTCGACCTCATGCTGTCGGGCGTGACGGTGACGGTGCCGCCGGAGCGGTCGGTGCTCGACGTCGTCGAGGAGGCCGGCGCGATCATCCCCTCGAGCTGCCGCGTCGGCACATGCGGCACGTGCGAAGTGGCCATCGTCGACGGCGAGGTCGAGCACCGCGACTCGGTGCTCTCGCCCGAGGAGCAGGCGGCCAACCGCACGATGATGGTGTGCGTCTCGCGCGCCGCATGCGAGCGGATCACGCTCGAGCTGTAG
- a CDS encoding MFS transporter, translating into MPSTPAARAVAPIPVLLATQLLFNVGFFAVVPFLALVLSDDFALAAAAVGLVLGVRTFAQQGMFLVGGVLVDRFGARRTILTGCAVRVLGFATLALSLLAPTPQLAAFVAGTVLTGLGGALFSPGINVLVADAEQRRAPARSGSRASLFAWLSVAGELGAVIGPLAGAALLGWGFVVVAFAGAAFFVLIGVFLAVALPRRAASAPPLGVHGRWWSLRDRRFVGFSAVHAADLLAFNQLYLALPLQLSRADGGAGLVALMFAWVSALTLVLQLPVSRWCLRIGAARALRAGYGVSAAGFAVIAASAVLPLAAAAQIVAVFVAAVLVILGHLTTNPTAQGLVPRFAGARPTGSFFGLLSTCGGVAVLVGNIVVGALLGWSDAPAAAWLFLAAPLVVAAILAPPLAASAGRKGPTARA; encoded by the coding sequence GTGCCCTCGACACCCGCCGCGCGCGCCGTCGCGCCGATCCCGGTGCTGCTCGCCACGCAGCTGCTGTTCAACGTCGGCTTCTTCGCCGTCGTCCCCTTCCTCGCGCTCGTGCTGAGCGACGATTTCGCACTCGCCGCGGCCGCGGTCGGTCTGGTGCTGGGGGTACGCACGTTCGCGCAGCAGGGCATGTTCCTCGTGGGCGGGGTGCTCGTCGATCGCTTCGGCGCGCGACGCACGATCCTCACCGGCTGCGCGGTGCGCGTGCTGGGCTTCGCCACCCTTGCCCTGTCGTTACTCGCTCCGACGCCGCAGCTCGCGGCGTTCGTCGCCGGAACGGTGCTGACGGGACTGGGCGGGGCGTTGTTCTCGCCGGGGATCAACGTGCTCGTGGCGGATGCCGAGCAGCGCCGCGCCCCCGCTCGATCCGGCTCCCGTGCCTCGCTGTTCGCATGGTTGAGCGTGGCGGGCGAGCTCGGGGCGGTCATCGGTCCCCTCGCCGGGGCGGCGCTGCTGGGGTGGGGCTTCGTGGTGGTGGCCTTCGCGGGCGCTGCGTTCTTCGTGCTCATCGGCGTGTTCCTCGCCGTCGCGCTCCCTCGGCGAGCGGCTTCCGCGCCACCACTCGGTGTCCATGGCCGGTGGTGGTCGCTGCGCGATCGCCGATTCGTCGGCTTCTCGGCGGTGCACGCCGCCGACCTGCTCGCCTTCAATCAGCTCTATCTGGCATTGCCGCTGCAGCTCAGTCGCGCTGACGGGGGCGCGGGCCTGGTGGCGCTGATGTTCGCATGGGTGTCGGCCCTGACACTCGTGCTGCAGCTGCCGGTGTCGCGGTGGTGCCTCCGAATCGGCGCCGCACGTGCGCTGCGAGCCGGATACGGGGTCTCGGCCGCCGGCTTCGCCGTGATCGCCGCGTCCGCGGTGCTCCCGCTCGCCGCCGCCGCGCAGATCGTCGCGGTGTTCGTCGCCGCCGTGCTCGTGATCCTCGGGCATCTCACGACGAACCCCACCGCGCAGGGCCTCGTCCCGCGGTTCGCGGGTGCACGTCCCACCGGGTCGTTCTTCGGGTTGCTCTCGACGTGCGGCGGCGTCGCCGTGCTCGTCGGCAACATCGTCGTCGGGGCTCTGCTCGGCTGGTCCGACGCCCCGGCGGCCGCCTGGCTCTTCCTCGCCGCCCCGCTCGTCGTCGCCGCGATCCTGGCGCCGCCGCTCGCGGCATCCGCCGGACGGAAGGGACCTACAGCTCGAGCGTGA
- a CDS encoding amidohydrolase family protein produces MSAAPAPSIAALRGVRLASGAVVDIAIDGDEVLAVVPAGSPLPDTDGESLDLNGYLVTTAGAEPHAHLDKAQSWDAIQPPFGDLERAIDSWHAFALTLDEDDTLDRARATALRMLASGITAIRTHVDLLRGEDALTGVRALVRLRDELAGLMDIELVALGGPTVTDDVFEAALDAGVDLVGGAPHLADDPIADLERLVALARRRDVGLDLHTDESLAGADTLAAYARAVTGWHRPRTAGHCVRLSMMAEADLAALADGIRSADIGVIALPITNLYLQGWGRDHAVPRGIAPIGRLKAAGVRVAAGADNVRDPFNPVGRCDHLETASLLVSAGHLPPDEAMNAVTVGARDVMGLPFAGPVAGARADLVAVKAASLGDAVAFASADRVVIHRGRLVSRTTVSTQTATALAHVSASAAAPAAEPTRPAAPATAS; encoded by the coding sequence GTGTCCGCCGCTCCCGCCCCCTCGATCGCCGCCCTGCGCGGCGTGCGCCTCGCTTCGGGCGCGGTCGTCGACATCGCGATCGACGGCGACGAGGTGCTCGCGGTCGTCCCGGCGGGCAGCCCCCTCCCCGACACCGACGGCGAGTCTCTGGACCTGAACGGCTACCTGGTCACTACGGCCGGCGCCGAGCCCCACGCCCACCTCGACAAGGCGCAGTCGTGGGATGCCATTCAGCCCCCGTTCGGCGACCTCGAGCGCGCGATCGACAGCTGGCACGCCTTCGCCCTGACGCTCGACGAGGACGACACCCTCGACCGGGCGCGCGCCACGGCGCTGCGGATGCTGGCATCCGGCATCACGGCGATCCGCACGCACGTCGACCTGCTCCGCGGCGAAGACGCCCTGACCGGAGTGCGCGCGCTCGTGCGCCTGCGCGACGAGCTCGCCGGGCTCATGGACATCGAGCTCGTCGCCCTCGGCGGCCCCACCGTGACCGACGACGTCTTCGAAGCGGCGCTCGACGCCGGCGTCGATCTCGTGGGCGGCGCCCCGCACCTCGCCGACGACCCGATCGCCGACCTCGAGCGACTGGTCGCCCTGGCCCGGCGCCGCGACGTGGGCCTCGACCTGCACACCGACGAAAGCCTCGCCGGAGCCGACACCCTCGCCGCCTACGCGCGGGCGGTGACGGGCTGGCACCGCCCGCGCACGGCCGGGCACTGCGTGCGCCTCAGCATGATGGCCGAGGCCGACCTGGCCGCGCTCGCCGACGGCATCCGCTCCGCCGACATCGGCGTGATCGCCCTGCCCATCACCAACCTCTACCTGCAGGGGTGGGGCCGAGACCACGCCGTTCCCCGCGGGATCGCCCCCATCGGCCGCCTCAAGGCCGCCGGGGTGCGCGTCGCCGCCGGGGCCGACAACGTGCGCGACCCCTTCAACCCCGTCGGGCGCTGCGACCACCTCGAGACCGCGTCCCTGCTGGTCAGCGCCGGCCACCTTCCGCCGGACGAGGCGATGAATGCCGTGACCGTCGGCGCCCGAGACGTGATGGGCCTGCCGTTCGCCGGTCCCGTCGCCGGCGCGCGCGCCGACCTCGTCGCCGTCAAAGCCGCCTCGCTGGGGGATGCCGTCGCCTTCGCCAGCGCCGACCGCGTGGTCATCCACCGCGGTCGCCTCGTCAGCCGCACCACCGTCTCGACTCAGACGGCGACCGCTCTCGCCCACGTGTCCGCATCCGCGGCCGCACCGGCCGCCGAACCCACCCGCCCCGCCGCACCCGCGACGGCATCCTGA
- a CDS encoding ABC transporter ATP-binding protein, producing the protein MTLASPAPASVADPTAPILDFHNVAMTFPNGTTALSGVDLTVSRGEFVSVVGPSGCGKSTLLRIASGLEHASEGTATVNTDRIGYVFQDATLLPWRDVQSNVELLAELNWQPKRVRTPKAQWAIDLVGLKGFEKHLPKQMSGGMKMRASLARSLTLDPELFLFDEPFGALDEITRERLNDELIKIFVEQKFGGLFITHSVSEAIYLSTKVVVMSGRPGHLVDTFEVPFDMPRDPEIRYTAEYAKLVGEVSHALREGHS; encoded by the coding sequence GTGACCTTGGCCTCCCCCGCCCCGGCATCCGTCGCGGATCCCACCGCGCCGATCCTGGATTTCCACAACGTCGCCATGACGTTCCCCAACGGCACCACCGCCCTCTCCGGTGTCGATCTCACCGTCAGCCGCGGAGAGTTCGTCAGCGTCGTCGGTCCGTCGGGCTGCGGAAAGTCGACCCTGCTTCGCATCGCCTCCGGTCTCGAGCACGCCAGCGAGGGCACGGCGACGGTCAACACCGACCGCATCGGCTACGTCTTCCAGGACGCGACGCTCCTCCCCTGGCGCGACGTCCAGTCCAACGTCGAACTGCTGGCCGAGCTCAACTGGCAGCCCAAGCGCGTGCGCACCCCGAAGGCGCAGTGGGCCATCGACCTGGTCGGCCTGAAGGGCTTCGAAAAGCACCTGCCGAAGCAGATGTCGGGCGGCATGAAGATGCGTGCCTCGCTGGCGCGCTCCCTCACCCTCGACCCCGAGCTCTTCCTCTTCGACGAACCGTTCGGCGCCCTCGACGAGATCACCCGCGAACGCCTGAACGACGAGCTCATCAAGATCTTCGTCGAGCAGAAGTTCGGCGGGCTCTTCATCACCCACTCGGTCTCCGAGGCCATCTACCTCTCCACCAAGGTCGTCGTGATGTCGGGACGCCCCGGCCACCTCGTCGACACCTTCGAGGTCCCCTTCGACATGCCCCGCGACCCCGAGATCCGCTACACCGCGGAGTACGCGAAGCTCGTCGGCGAGGTCTCCCACGCCCTCCGGGAAGGACACTCATGA
- a CDS encoding ABC transporter permease: MSTTSAEPVSVESPAVAASTPPLTPPPARPKAGTRGFGARLALIAPPLAVLVVLLGVWYAVSIGLAASGKGFLMPMPHEMFTKGFFDPQVGADIWIALFRTTGVALSGLAIAMVIGIGWAIAMSLARWVERSTYAYAVMLQCIPILALVPLVGFWFGYEFLARVIVCVLIALFPMVSNTLFGLQSVDKSQRELFRLQKANKWTVLTKLTLPAALPSIFVGMRTSAGLAVIGAIVGDYFFRRGEPGIGSLISNYQSRLQSAELFAAILAACLLGVAIFAFFGWLSKVAVGRWYDSAS; the protein is encoded by the coding sequence ATGAGCACCACATCGGCAGAACCGGTCTCCGTCGAGTCGCCCGCAGTCGCGGCATCCACTCCCCCGCTCACGCCCCCGCCCGCCCGCCCGAAGGCCGGCACCCGCGGGTTCGGCGCCCGCCTCGCCCTGATCGCCCCTCCACTGGCCGTGCTGGTGGTGCTCCTCGGCGTCTGGTACGCCGTGTCCATCGGTCTGGCCGCATCCGGCAAGGGCTTCCTCATGCCGATGCCGCACGAGATGTTCACGAAGGGCTTCTTCGACCCGCAGGTCGGCGCGGACATCTGGATCGCGCTGTTCCGCACCACCGGTGTGGCATTGTCGGGGCTCGCGATCGCCATGGTGATCGGCATCGGCTGGGCGATCGCGATGTCGCTGGCCCGCTGGGTCGAGCGCTCCACCTACGCCTACGCCGTCATGCTCCAGTGCATCCCGATCCTCGCGCTCGTGCCGCTGGTCGGCTTCTGGTTCGGCTACGAGTTCCTCGCCCGCGTCATCGTCTGCGTGCTGATCGCGCTGTTCCCGATGGTGTCGAACACGCTGTTCGGCCTGCAGTCGGTCGACAAGTCGCAGCGCGAGCTCTTCCGCCTGCAGAAGGCCAACAAGTGGACCGTGCTCACCAAGCTCACCCTCCCCGCGGCGCTCCCCTCGATCTTCGTCGGCATGCGCACCTCGGCCGGACTCGCCGTCATCGGCGCGATCGTCGGCGACTACTTCTTCCGGCGGGGTGAGCCGGGCATCGGCTCGCTGATCTCCAACTACCAGTCGCGCCTGCAGAGCGCCGAGCTCTTCGCCGCCATCCTCGCGGCGTGCCTGCTCGGAGTGGCGATCTTCGCCTTCTTCGGCTGGCTGTCGAAGGTGGCCGTCGGCCGCTGGTACGACAGCGCCTCCTGA
- a CDS encoding ABC transporter substrate-binding protein, with protein MQRSTLVRGTAVTGAVAIALTLTSCAGSAAETAPTAADMEIGSVDLSADCPSTIVIQTDWNPEAEHGHLYELLKDDYTVDANTKAVSGPLMSDGEFTGVNVEIRAGGPAIGFQTVSAQMYQDDAITLGYVSTDEAIQLSGTTPTKAVMAPLDISPTMVMWDPTTYPDVKTIDDVKGALTANGGVWRYFDGSAYIEYLKSAGLADAAILDGSYDGTPSNFVAAGGKDMQQGFASAEPYVYENEVSAWGKPVDFALIHDAGWQTYQSSMSVKADQFDELSPCLTKLVPVLQKAGVAYYEDPSAANALILDLVDQYATGWTYTEGVADYSVKTQVDLGLVGNGTDSTYGNFDDARFADFFEKASKVYTDLGTPPASGYTPEDLYTNEFIDTSIGF; from the coding sequence ATGCAGCGCTCCACCCTCGTCCGCGGCACCGCCGTCACCGGCGCCGTCGCGATCGCCCTCACCCTCACCTCCTGCGCCGGCAGCGCCGCGGAGACCGCGCCCACCGCCGCCGACATGGAGATCGGCTCCGTCGACCTCTCGGCCGACTGCCCCTCCACCATCGTCATCCAGACCGACTGGAACCCGGAGGCCGAGCACGGTCACCTCTACGAGCTGCTCAAGGACGACTACACGGTCGACGCCAACACCAAGGCCGTCAGCGGCCCCCTGATGTCGGACGGCGAGTTCACCGGCGTCAACGTCGAGATCCGCGCCGGGGGACCTGCGATCGGCTTCCAGACCGTCTCGGCGCAGATGTACCAGGACGACGCGATCACCCTCGGCTACGTCAGCACCGACGAGGCGATCCAGCTGTCGGGCACCACGCCCACCAAGGCCGTCATGGCGCCGCTGGACATCAGCCCGACCATGGTCATGTGGGACCCCACCACCTACCCCGACGTCAAGACGATCGATGACGTCAAGGGGGCCCTCACGGCCAACGGCGGCGTGTGGCGCTACTTCGACGGCTCGGCCTACATCGAGTACCTCAAGAGCGCAGGTCTCGCGGATGCCGCCATCCTCGACGGCTCGTACGACGGCACGCCGTCCAACTTCGTCGCCGCCGGCGGCAAGGACATGCAGCAGGGCTTCGCCTCGGCCGAGCCGTACGTCTACGAGAACGAGGTCTCGGCCTGGGGCAAGCCCGTCGACTTCGCGCTGATCCACGACGCCGGTTGGCAGACCTACCAGTCGTCGATGTCGGTCAAGGCCGACCAGTTCGACGAGCTGTCGCCCTGCCTGACCAAGCTCGTGCCCGTGCTGCAGAAGGCCGGCGTCGCCTACTACGAGGACCCGTCCGCGGCGAACGCGCTCATCCTCGACCTCGTCGACCAGTACGCCACCGGCTGGACCTACACCGAGGGCGTCGCCGACTACTCCGTCAAGACGCAGGTCGACCTCGGCCTGGTCGGCAACGGCACCGACTCGACCTACGGCAACTTCGACGACGCCCGCTTCGCGGACTTCTTCGAGAAGGCGAGCAAGGTCTACACCGACCTGGGCACCCCGCCCGCGTCGGGCTACACCCCGGAAGACCTGTACACGAACGAGTTCATCGACACCTCGATCGGGTTCTGA